Proteins encoded within one genomic window of Camelina sativa cultivar DH55 chromosome 19, Cs, whole genome shotgun sequence:
- the LOC104767164 gene encoding uncharacterized protein LOC104767164 isoform X2, giving the protein MANRRQNRNSSVQEDTNFPIETSTRIEETFKWTYNRERIFIDLYDQAIAMDGYRFKDPTPLGREFLVEKFNKEFNLNINYRFFKEKLDQLKRKYKKYKQLLQGSTGITVDPVTSVISASDSWWKDREVCKIVKSFKRKPPDFWDVMQRCFILHDVQSQSQYSVHQRREELMNEGIDNDESQVPETQENEEVYRVNINDETRPSNEFTQDHLQHNSSHAPPIHTPASRVQQQGGLRREVVHKEGHEAHESLLEVVHEEVVENSHLRQP; this is encoded by the exons aTGGCTAACCGCAGACAAAACAGAAATTCGTCCGTGCAAGAAGATACAAATTTTCCTATAGAAACATCAACACGG ATCGAAGAAACTTTCAAATGGACTTATAATCGAGAAAGAATATTTATTGATTTGTACGATCAAGCAATTGCCATGGATGGTTACCGCTTCAAAGATCCTACACCCCTTGGAAGAGAGTTCTTGGTTGAAAAATTCAACAAGGAGTTCAATCTAAATATAAACTATCggttttttaaagaaaaacttgatcaactaaaaagaaaatataagaagtACAAGCAACTTCTGCAAGGTTCTACGGGAATTACGGTTGATCCTGTTACATCCGTTATATCTGCATCTGATTCATGGTGGAAAGATCGTGAA GTATGTAAgattgtaaaatcatttaaacgAAAACCGCCTGACTTTTGGGATGTGATGCAACGTTGTTTCATCTTACATGATGTACAATCACAGTCTCAGTACTCTGTGCACCAAAGAAGAGAGGAGTTAATGAATGAGGGTATAGATAATGATGAAAGTCAAGTTCCTGAGAcacaagaaaatgaagaggtGTATCGCGTTAATATCAACGATGAAACACGTCCCTCTAATGAATTCACCCAGGATCATTTACAACATAATTCTTCACATGCTCCTCCAATTCATACTCCTGCTTCAAGAGTTCAGCAACAAGGTGGACTAAGACGGGAAGTAGTTCACAAAGAGGGGCATGAAGCTCATGAATCTCTATTGGAAGTGGTTCACGAGGAAGTCGTAGAAAACAGTCATTTGAGGCAACCCTAA
- the LOC104767164 gene encoding putative nuclease HARBI1 isoform X1, which yields MSLDVFRALCDKLQMSYGLQPTMNVSIEEGVAMFLRICGHNEVQRDVGFRFGRTQETVQRKFFEVLRATELLACDYIKTPTRQELRRIPERLQMDRRYWPYFSGFVGAMDGVHVCVKVKPELQGMYWNRHDRTSFNIMGICDLNMLFTYVWNGAPGSCHDTAVLTMAQDSDAEFPLPPIDKYYVVDSSYPNKQGFLAPYRSSRNGVVRYHMSQFNNGPPPRKKQELFNRCHASLRSVIERTFGVWKKKWRILCEFSRYNTHFQKRVVMATMRLHNFIRISNYFDEDFAEVMEHTDISDTNSENDEGDMETTAIADGDQMANTRENIADML from the coding sequence ATGTCACTTGATGTTTTTAGAGCATTATGTGACAAGTTACAAATGAGTTATGGGTTACAACCTACAATGAATGTAAGCATCGAAGAGGGAGTGGCCATGTTTTTACGAATATGTGGCCACAATGAAGTTCAAAGAGATGTTGGATTCAGATTTGGACGAACGCAAGAGACAGTGCAAAGAAAATTTTTTGAAGTCCTTAGAGCAACTGAGTTACTTGCTTGTGATTATATCAAGACTCCAACGAGACAAGAACTACGTCGAATTCCTGAACGACTGCAAATGGATCGAAGATATTGGCCATATTTTAGTGGATTTGTTGGAGCCATGGATGGAGTTCATGTATGTGTAAAAGTTAAACCTGAACTCCAAGGAATGTATTGGAATCGCCATGATAGAACCTCGTTTAATATAATGGGGATATGTGATTTGAATATGTTGTTCACATATGTTTGGAATGGAGCACCGGGATCATGTCACGATACAGCAGTTCTCACGATGGCGCAAGATAGTGATGCTGAATTTCCTTTGCCTCCTATAGACAAATATTATGTAGTTGATTCTAGCTATCCAAATAAACAAGGTTTTTTGGCTCCTTATAGATCTTCACGGAATGGGGTTGTTAGGTATCATATGTCACAGTTCAACAATGGTCCTCCTcctagaaaaaaacaagaactatTTAATCGTTGTCATGCGTCACTACGTTCTGTCATTGAGAGGACGTTTGGAgtttggaagaagaaatggaggaTCCTTTGTGAATTTTCTAGATATAATACTCATTTTCAAAAAAGAGTGGTGATGGCTACAATGAGACTACATAACTTTATCagaatttcaaattattttgatgaagATTTTGCCGAAGTAATGGAGCATACTGATATTAGCGACACAAATTCTGAGAATGATGAAGGTGACATGGAGACTACGGCTATAGCTGATGGAGATCAAATGGCAAACACTAGAGAAAATATTGCAGATATGttatga
- the LOC109131032 gene encoding zinc finger CCCH domain-containing protein 44-like (The sequence of the model RefSeq protein was modified relative to this genomic sequence to represent the inferred CDS: added 244 bases not found in genome assembly), with translation MPEIDLMRVDHCVSDLNLDAKPPGFFDSGGSVDLDVKLEDDEDEVQEEEEDSDCLKKKKKSVGRSTKRGRPPRTLGCKASSSPVSRKRREDEDVCFVCFDGGSLVLCDRRGCPKAYHPACVKRTEAFFRSRAKWNCGWHICTACQKDSFYMCYTCPYSVCKRCVRSSEYVVVRENKGFCGICMKTILLIENAADPTKEKVQVDFDDQGSWEYLFKIYWVSLKEKLSLTLDDLSNARNPWKSSSSTVSKRRTTSRVHEKGNGNSPEVMKVSRAKVRKMETASVIKLGPSLDNRLPPLTSATAWATDELLDFVRYMKNGDASVLSKYDVQTLVLEHVRRNNLQSSPQNSDIMCDAKLMRLFGKERVDHFEMLKLLDSHFRHQERSPVTDTSAGAVTETMSFRVDASRSCDRLNASAQYQDRLNGSVHHQEGESQQLNVHNSQVRPSSSNSRNHAVVKPETCATVSNKPIDGLDTNMVWLYGDPDGKIHGPFSLLNLRQWNSSGHFPPELRIWRLGEQQNSSILLTDALNGQFHKTGFLQNHSIPKKEVTAPIANDQHRSVAVPKLESRILDFSPNSVCTDQSVISSSNSVITRSSDVSNKSGNNFSLNVPLDFSLSNERDNVGSASLWNKRKVESPLLVQSPISCSLSLSTLPGNSNCSMPPHERWNAGQTDLDGNNAAMNACNQNGSLSGSGEKQHVTATVQSCGQNWNAATPSSASNVWDSNSGLASFPDNQEIDFLDLFSPSFKFNFASTSTDWQPIVAGPDECDESVSDLLAEVEAMESQKRLPSPTSTFRGPEELLIRHSVNDSFSPAEGHSPALDVSKGDSMSSSTNDLQMHSRSNSVVHF, from the exons ATGCCGGAAATCGATCTTATGAGAGTCGATCATTGTGTTTCCGATCTGAATTTGGATGCTAAACCTCCTGGTTTCTTCGATTCTGGTGGCTCTGTAGATTTGGATGTGAAGCtagaagacgacgaagatgaagtacaagaagaagaagaagattcggattgtttgaagaagaagaagaagagcgttGGTCGTTCGACTAAACGTGGTCGTCCCCCGAGGACTTTGGGTTGTAAAGCTTCTTCGTCTCCTGTTTcgaggaagaggagagaagatgaggatgtttgttttgtttgcttcgaCGGTGGTAGTCTTGTTCTCTGCGATCGTAG GGGATGTCCAAAAGCTTATCATCCAGCTTGTGTTAAGCGTACTGAAGCATTCTTCAGATCAAGAGCTAAATGGAACTGTG GTTGGCATATATGTACTGCTTGTCAAAAAGATTCTTTCTACATGTGTTATACTTGTCCGTATTCAGTTTGTAAGAGGTGCGTTAGAAGCTCAGAGTATGTAGTTGTAAGGGAAAACAAAGGATTCTGTGGTATCTGCATGAAGACTATATTGCTTATTGAGAATGCAGCTGATCCTACCAAAGAAAAG GTTCAAGTCGATTTTGATGATCAAGGCAGCTGGGAGTATCTTTTTAAGATTTACTGGGTTTCTCTTAAAGAAAAGCTCTCGTTAACGTTAGATGATCTTTCCAATGCAAGAAATCCAtggaaatcttcttcttccactgttTCTAAGAGAAGAACTACTAGTCGGGTTCATGAAAAGGGCAATGGGAATTCTCCTGAGGTTATGAAAGTAAGTCGCGCTAAAGTAAGGAAGATGGAAACTGCTTCTGTGATTAAGTTGGGTCCTTCTTTGGATAACAGACTCCCACCATTGACTAGTGCCACTGCGTGGGCAACAGATGAGCTCCTGGACTTTGTGCGGTATATGAAAAACGGTGATGCTTCAGTCTTATCAAAGTATGATGTCCAAACTCTCGTGCTAGAGCATGTGAGACGGAATAATCTACAATCTTCTCCTCAGAATTCTGATATAATGTGTGACGCTAAGCTTATGAGATTGTTTGGAAAGGAGCGAGTGGATCATTTTGAAATGTTGAAGCTTCTTGATTCTCACTTCCGCCATCAAGAGAGATCTCCAGTTACAGATACCTCAGCCGGAGCAGTCACTGAAACTATGTCCTTCCGGGTCGATGCTAGTAGAAGCTGTGATAGGTTGAATGCGTCTGCACAGTATCAAGATAGGTTGAATGGATCTGTACATCATCAAGAAGGAGAGTCACAGCAATTGAACGTGCACAATAGTCAGGTTAGACCTTCCAGTTCTAATAGCAGAAACCATGCTGTTGTAAAACCTGAAACATGCGCCACTGTGTCCAATAAGCCAATTGATGGCCTGGATACGAATATGGTATGGTTATATGGAGATCCAGATGGGAAGATTCACGGACCATTTTCCTTACTTAACCTGCGACAATGGAATTCAAGCGGGCATTTCCCACCTGAGTTGAGAATATGGAGGTTAGGTGAACAGCAAAACAGCTCCATACTTCTGACCGACGCACTAAATGGGCAGTTCCATAAAACAGGGTTTTTACAAAATCATTCTATCCCCAAGAAGGAAGTGACAGCTCCTATAGCTAACGATCAACACAGGTCTGTGGCTGTTCCTAAACTAGAGAGTAGAATACTGGACTTCAGCCCCAACTCAGTGTGTACTGACCAGAGTGTCATTTCTAGCAGTAACAGTGTCATCACAAGGAGCTCGGATGTGAGTAACAAAAGCGGAAACAACTTTAGCCTCAACGTGCCATTGGACTTTTCTCTATCTAATGAAAGGGATAATGTTGGTTCTGCCTCTCTctggaacaaaagaaaagttgaaaGTCCTCTGCTTGTACAAAGCCCAATAAGCTGTTCGCTTTCGCTCTCTACGTTACCCGGAAACTCAAACTGCTCTATGCCACCACATGAAAGATGGAATGCTGGTCAAACAGATTTAGATGGAAACAATGCAGCAATGAATGCTTGCAATCAAAACGGTAGTCTTAGCGGCTCAGGTGAGAAACAACATGTCACGGCTACGGTCCAGTCATGTGGACAGAACTGGAATGCTGCAACTCCAAGCAGTGCTTCAAATGTGTGGGATTCTAACTCGGGTTTGGCGTCTTTCCCAGACAATCAAGAAATAGACTTTTTAGATCTCTTTAGTCCAAGTTTCAAATTCAACTTCGCATCTACTTCCACGGATTGGCAACCGATTGTGGCTGGACCAGACGAATG